In Patagioenas fasciata isolate bPatFas1 chromosome 2, bPatFas1.hap1, whole genome shotgun sequence, a single window of DNA contains:
- the LOC139827316 gene encoding uncharacterized protein — protein sequence MQRSGVPALCAGLGGRRGARRWLTSTERGGGSGVGCAGQRRGGSGRWGGSGGSAACAGARACAAGAPKTRLRRRRRPWRGHVVGVSGGCGEGRGRGPRTVGGGSLCSSGSRRRRNKGAAGPGWGPRPLPALSLVLAAVLSSRRRPPRPSAPVREGTSRRPRLPGGAGESPAEENSSIPIGLKGRGIRGGQVRDAERAGKKLGLCFCLCVVHSPCPDGVPASIPHRISPGKSASALHLKEPDLTQASVLLPSMFRQQAGQHRALRRALFCTDFYQTAATACKGRGCSQTLNKAKQLSNSNNHKNNKDDNTIRLEVGGLCPLSSCAQQTALITVEFLPETGLQIGLVTLLYKGIKGTIPALSPVSCLCIPL from the coding sequence ATGCAGCGGAGCGGTGTGCCGGCTTTGTGCGCAGGGCTGGGCGGCAGGCGAGGAGCGAGGCGGTGGCTTACGAGCACGGAGCGGGGGGGCGGCAGTGGAGTAGGGTGTGCGGGGCAGCGCAGGGGCGGGAGCGGGCGGTGggggggcagcggcggcagcgCAGCGTGCGCGGGGGCACGTGCGTGTGCGGCCGGGGCACCGAAGACGCGGCTCAGGCGGAGGCGGCGGCCGTGGCGGGGACACGTCGTCGGGGTGAGCGGAGGGTGCGGGGAGGGAAGAGGCCGGGGTCCCCGCACCGTCGGCGGCGGAAGCCTTTGTTCCTCGGGGTCTCGCCGGCGGCGGAACAAAGGAGCGGCGGGCCCGGGGTGGGGGCCGCGGCCGCTGCCGGCGCTGTCCCTGGTGCTGGCGGCGGTGCTGAgttcccgccgccgcccgccgagaCCGTCCGCCCCAGTCCGGGAAGGCACGTCCCGGCGGCCTCGGCTGCCCGGTGGGGCGGGAGAGTCCCCGGCAGAAGAAAACTCCAGCATCCCCATTGGGCTGAAGGGCAGGGGAATACGCGGCGGGCAGGTCAGGGATGCGGAACGGGCAGGAAAGAAGCTCGGCCTGTGCTTTTGCCTCTGCGTGGTGCACAGCCCCTGCCCCGACGGCGTCCCCGCGTCGATACCCCACCGCATCTCTCCCGGCAAGTCCGCCTCTGCCCTGCATCTGAAAGAGCCGGATTTGACGCAGGCCTCTGTTCTGCTCCCGTCCATGTTCCgtcagcaggcagggcagcacagGGCACTCCGGCGGGCCTTATTCTGCACTGACTTCTATCAAACAGCGGCCACAGCCTGCAAGGGCAGGGGATGCTCTCAGACACTAAATAAGGCAAAACAACTAAGTAACAGTAATAACCACAAGAACAATAAAGATGACAATACTATCCGCCTGGAGGTCGGAGGGCTTTGCCCTCTTTCCTCTTGCGCTCAGCAGACAGCGCTGATCACAGTGGAGTTTTTGCCGGAGACTGGACTACAGATTGGACTGGTCACCCTTCTCTACAAGGGGATAAAGGGGACAATCCCTGCCCTTTCCCCAGTCTCGTGCCTCTGCATCCCCTTGTAA